A stretch of Geomonas oryzisoli DNA encodes these proteins:
- a CDS encoding DUF1440 domain-containing protein: MSKQGGLRSVAEAHPVVVAMAAGLVAGVVAAASDRMLDGLVSSKQKRRDRRVREAPAHQAAGPYFASKLLHRRLSPREKGGARALFGVLYGLGWGVIHSRLTRRFPILTRWGGLPFAVPFFCACDGMIAPTLGVSPGLHRIPWQPSAKELGNHVAWTAAAELVHRLAGERR; encoded by the coding sequence ATGTCCAAGCAAGGCGGTTTGCGGTCCGTGGCGGAAGCACACCCCGTAGTCGTGGCCATGGCGGCCGGCCTGGTTGCCGGTGTGGTGGCGGCCGCCAGCGACCGGATGCTGGACGGGTTGGTGAGCTCAAAGCAGAAGAGGCGGGACCGGCGGGTGCGGGAGGCCCCGGCGCACCAGGCGGCGGGACCGTACTTCGCCTCGAAGCTGCTGCACCGCAGGTTGAGCCCCCGGGAAAAGGGGGGTGCCAGGGCGCTTTTCGGTGTCCTCTACGGCCTTGGCTGGGGGGTGATCCACAGCCGGCTGACCAGGCGGTTCCCCATCCTCACCCGCTGGGGCGGGCTTCCCTTCGCCGTCCCCTTTTTCTGCGCCTGCGACGGGATGATTGCGCCGACCCTGGGTGTCTCCCCCGGCCTGCATCGCATTCCGTGGCAGCCAAGCGCGAAGGAGCTCGGGAATCATGTCGCCTGGACCGCCGCCGCCGAGCTGGTGCACCGGCTGGCGGGCGAGAGACGTTGA
- the aroC gene encoding chorismate synthase yields the protein MSSVFGTLFRVSTFGESHCPAVGAIVDGVPAGMRLCESDIQRQLDRRRPGQSELSTPREEEDAVTILSGVEAGITLGTPIGLMVHNRDQRPGDYQEMSQIPRPSHADYTYQVKYGVRASSGGGRSSARETIARVAAGAIAEKYLAERHGVEIVAWVDSVGALEAGDIDLERIDRRQVDAHPVRCGNPAMAQAMADLIAQVKSRDDSIGGTVCCVCRNLPAGLGEPVFDKLEALLAHAMLSIPATKGFEIGSGFSGSRMLGSAHNDPFVDKGGRLGTATNHSGGVQGGISNGEPVYFRVAFKPPATVALPQKTARFDGSEAVLEAKGRHDPCIVPRAVPVVESMAALVLMDLLLRQEYRKR from the coding sequence ATGTCCTCCGTGTTCGGCACCCTGTTCAGAGTTTCCACCTTCGGCGAGAGCCACTGCCCGGCCGTGGGCGCCATCGTCGACGGCGTGCCCGCCGGCATGCGGCTGTGCGAGTCCGACATCCAGCGGCAGCTGGACCGTCGCCGCCCGGGTCAGAGCGAATTGAGCACCCCGCGCGAGGAAGAGGACGCGGTCACCATCCTCTCCGGCGTGGAAGCCGGCATCACCCTGGGCACCCCGATAGGCCTCATGGTGCATAACCGCGACCAGCGCCCCGGCGACTACCAGGAGATGTCCCAGATCCCGCGCCCCTCGCATGCCGACTACACCTACCAGGTGAAGTACGGGGTGCGTGCCTCCAGCGGCGGCGGTCGTTCCTCCGCCCGGGAGACCATCGCCAGGGTGGCGGCCGGCGCCATCGCCGAGAAGTACCTGGCCGAGCGCCACGGCGTGGAGATCGTCGCCTGGGTGGATAGCGTCGGGGCGTTGGAGGCGGGGGATATCGACCTGGAACGGATCGACCGCCGGCAGGTGGACGCGCACCCGGTCCGCTGCGGCAATCCCGCCATGGCGCAGGCCATGGCTGACCTGATCGCCCAGGTAAAAAGCAGGGACGATTCCATCGGGGGGACGGTCTGCTGCGTCTGCCGCAACCTCCCCGCCGGGCTGGGCGAACCGGTCTTCGACAAGCTGGAGGCCCTGTTGGCGCACGCCATGCTGTCCATCCCCGCGACCAAGGGATTCGAGATCGGTTCGGGGTTCAGTGGTAGCCGCATGCTGGGAAGTGCCCACAACGACCCCTTCGTGGACAAGGGGGGGCGGCTGGGGACGGCTACCAATCACTCGGGAGGGGTGCAGGGGGGGATCTCCAACGGGGAGCCGGTCTACTTCCGGGTGGCCTTCAAGCCGCCGGCGACGGTGGCCCTGCCGCAGAAGACGGCGCGTTTCGACGGCAGTGAGGCGGTGCTGGAGGCGAAGGGGCGCCACGACCCCTGCATCGTGCCGAGGGCGGTGCCGGTGGTGGAGTCGATGGCGGCGCTGGTGTTGATGGATCTGCTGTTGCGGCAGGAATACCGCAAGAGGTAG
- the glgX gene encoding glycogen debranching protein GlgX: MARTTGRAGTRNGELPKGNTSPLGATVTRGGVNFSVFARDCTGVELLLFDDADDATPSRVIPLDPQRNRTYHYWHVFVPGIGPGQLYGYRVAGPFEPQRGRRFDPGKVLIDPYGRAVAVPDRYCRGDACLPGDNAGSAMKSVVADPRGYDWEGDLPLKRPYSKTVIYEMHVAGFTKHPSSGVPEGKRGTYAGLVEKIPYLKDLGVTAVELLPVFQFDPLDAPLGLRNFWGYSPVSFFSPHAAFSSKKGPLGPLDEFRDMVKALHKAGIEVILDVVYNHTSEGDHNGPTFCFRGFANDVYYSLDADGSYINHTGCGNTLNANHHVVRRLIIDSLHYWVKEMHVDGFRFDLASILSRDGQGRPLKNPPILWDIESDPALAGIKLIAEAWDAGGLYQVGSFIGDSWKEWNGEFRDDVRRFLKGDEGVVSRFAARMLASPDIYGHQEREPEQSINFVTCHDGFTLNDLVSYNDKHNEANGEQNRDGSDANLSWNCGVEGATSDPDIEALRNRQVKNFMAVTLLALGTPMILMGDEMRRTQRGNNNAYCQDNELGWFDWDQLAVHPDIHRFTKELIRARLRQSDTPTETLTLNQLLGQARLEWHGVHLGTPDWSYQSHSIALTVWSASKHLVFHYMVNAYWEPLSFTLPPPKRLPGGAWHRWIDTSLAAPDDITPWDATPVVDPDRYRLPPRSLVVLVAKRYARNSPRPVTPAAP, from the coding sequence ATGGCGAGAACGACTGGAAGAGCAGGCACGAGAAACGGCGAACTTCCCAAGGGAAACACTTCGCCGCTAGGCGCCACGGTGACCCGCGGCGGGGTGAACTTCAGCGTCTTCGCCAGGGATTGCACCGGCGTGGAGCTGCTCCTCTTCGACGACGCCGACGACGCCACCCCTTCCCGGGTGATCCCCCTCGACCCCCAGCGTAACCGCACCTACCACTACTGGCACGTCTTCGTCCCCGGGATCGGCCCCGGCCAGCTCTACGGCTACCGCGTGGCCGGCCCGTTCGAGCCGCAGCGGGGGCGCCGTTTCGACCCGGGCAAGGTGCTCATCGACCCCTACGGACGCGCCGTCGCCGTGCCGGACCGGTACTGCCGTGGCGACGCCTGCCTGCCCGGCGACAACGCCGGGAGCGCCATGAAGAGCGTGGTGGCGGACCCGCGCGGCTACGACTGGGAGGGGGACCTGCCGCTCAAGCGCCCCTACTCGAAGACGGTCATCTACGAGATGCACGTCGCCGGCTTCACCAAGCACCCCTCCTCCGGCGTCCCCGAGGGCAAGCGCGGCACCTATGCCGGCCTCGTGGAAAAGATCCCCTACCTGAAGGACCTCGGCGTCACCGCCGTCGAGCTCCTGCCGGTATTCCAGTTCGACCCGCTCGATGCCCCGCTGGGACTGCGCAACTTCTGGGGCTACAGCCCGGTTTCCTTCTTCTCGCCGCATGCCGCCTTCAGCTCGAAGAAGGGGCCGCTGGGACCGCTGGACGAGTTCCGCGACATGGTCAAGGCGCTGCACAAGGCCGGCATCGAGGTGATCCTGGATGTGGTCTACAACCACACCTCCGAGGGGGATCACAACGGCCCCACCTTCTGCTTCCGGGGCTTCGCCAACGACGTCTACTACTCCCTGGACGCCGACGGCAGCTACATCAACCACACCGGCTGCGGCAACACCCTGAACGCCAACCACCACGTGGTGCGCCGGCTCATCATCGACTCGCTGCACTACTGGGTCAAGGAGATGCACGTCGACGGTTTCCGCTTCGACCTCGCCTCCATCCTGTCCCGTGACGGCCAGGGGCGCCCGCTCAAGAACCCTCCCATCCTCTGGGACATCGAGTCCGATCCGGCGCTGGCCGGGATCAAGCTGATCGCGGAGGCCTGGGACGCCGGCGGCCTGTACCAAGTAGGGAGCTTCATCGGGGACAGCTGGAAGGAGTGGAACGGGGAGTTCCGCGACGACGTGCGCCGCTTCCTCAAGGGGGACGAGGGGGTGGTGTCGCGTTTCGCCGCGAGGATGCTGGCAAGCCCCGACATCTACGGGCACCAGGAGCGCGAGCCCGAGCAGAGCATCAACTTCGTCACCTGCCACGACGGCTTCACGCTGAACGACCTGGTCTCCTACAACGACAAGCACAACGAGGCCAACGGCGAACAGAACCGGGACGGCTCCGACGCAAACCTGAGCTGGAACTGCGGCGTCGAGGGAGCCACCTCGGATCCGGACATCGAGGCGCTACGCAACCGCCAGGTGAAGAACTTCATGGCGGTGACCCTGCTCGCGCTGGGGACCCCGATGATCCTGATGGGAGACGAGATGCGCCGCACCCAGCGCGGCAACAACAACGCCTACTGCCAGGACAACGAGCTCGGGTGGTTCGACTGGGACCAGCTCGCCGTCCACCCGGACATCCACCGCTTCACCAAAGAGCTGATCAGGGCGCGGCTCAGGCAGAGCGACACCCCCACGGAGACGCTGACCCTCAACCAGCTGCTGGGGCAGGCGCGCCTGGAGTGGCACGGCGTCCACCTCGGCACCCCTGACTGGAGCTACCAGTCCCACAGTATCGCCCTCACCGTGTGGAGCGCGTCGAAACACCTGGTGTTCCATTACATGGTGAACGCCTACTGGGAACCGCTCAGCTTCACGCTCCCCCCGCCGAAAAGGCTTCCCGGGGGCGCCTGGCACCGCTGGATCGACACCTCGCTGGCCGCACCCGACGACATCACCCCCTGGGACGCCACCCCGGTCGTCGACCCCGACAGGTATCGGCTTCCGCCGCGCAGCCTGGTGGTGCTGGTGGCGAAGCGGTACGCCCGAAATTCCCCCCGGCCGGTCACCCCGGCCGCCCCGTGA
- the lnt gene encoding apolipoprotein N-acyltransferase encodes MRHSAKFNFLLPWGAAVLTGILMFLGYAGFDQFYLEWFFLVPLLWALRNQRPARAFWLGWLAGIVGHGGGFYWIIQMFQQFAGAPWLAGVFGLLLLAAANGIVLAVWAWGTRLLTRDRQWYVLWAAPVLWTAMEKVWPEVFPNYLGASQYRISHLTQIADFAGILGVSFLVVYMNATLFWVTVRWHEQRGVPWRAVSALAVTLVLVLGYGELRIREVDGKLATAQRLTVGLVQTNRGAADNHLAVDLMQKEHRDLSRELVAARKPDLVVWPEGVLSVSLASREGSLPTWALGDLATPLLFGTCLQIKEEGETRFCNSALLTDASGRILGSYDKTVLVPFGEYIPFGDIFPQLYAWSPYSAKFFSGRSTEPLKLGNHLLSVSICYEDIFPTHIRKLMRGGREGRIPAVMFNLTNDSWYGKSVEPMEHLALATFRTIENRRSLVRVTNTGISAFVDPAGRIVSRTGVWTREVLVDRVPLMEGRTLYGAAGDWIGWLCAVISVCGVAAATLSKKARAAV; translated from the coding sequence TTGAGACATTCAGCCAAGTTCAACTTCCTGCTCCCGTGGGGTGCCGCCGTGCTGACCGGCATCCTCATGTTCCTCGGTTACGCCGGTTTCGATCAGTTCTACCTGGAGTGGTTCTTCCTGGTACCCCTTTTGTGGGCGCTGCGGAACCAGCGACCGGCGCGCGCTTTTTGGCTCGGCTGGTTGGCCGGCATCGTCGGGCACGGCGGTGGCTTCTACTGGATCATCCAGATGTTCCAGCAGTTCGCCGGCGCTCCCTGGCTCGCTGGAGTGTTCGGCCTGTTGCTCCTGGCTGCCGCCAACGGCATCGTGCTGGCGGTGTGGGCCTGGGGGACCCGGCTGCTGACCCGCGACCGGCAGTGGTATGTGCTCTGGGCGGCGCCGGTTCTTTGGACCGCGATGGAAAAGGTGTGGCCCGAGGTCTTTCCCAACTACCTGGGGGCGAGCCAGTACCGCATCTCGCATCTGACCCAGATCGCCGACTTCGCCGGCATCCTCGGCGTCTCCTTCCTCGTCGTCTACATGAACGCCACCCTGTTCTGGGTCACGGTGAGGTGGCATGAGCAGAGGGGCGTGCCATGGCGCGCCGTTTCGGCCCTGGCCGTGACGCTCGTGCTGGTTCTGGGGTACGGGGAACTGCGCATCAGGGAGGTTGACGGCAAGCTTGCCACGGCGCAACGGCTCACCGTCGGGCTGGTCCAGACCAACAGGGGGGCAGCCGACAACCACCTGGCCGTGGATCTCATGCAGAAGGAGCACCGCGACCTGTCCCGGGAACTCGTTGCGGCACGAAAACCCGACCTGGTGGTCTGGCCTGAAGGCGTCCTGAGCGTGAGCCTCGCCTCCCGCGAGGGGAGCCTCCCCACCTGGGCACTGGGCGACCTGGCCACTCCGTTACTGTTCGGGACCTGCCTGCAGATCAAGGAGGAGGGGGAGACCCGCTTTTGCAACAGTGCGCTCCTGACCGACGCCTCGGGGCGCATCCTGGGGAGCTACGACAAGACGGTGCTGGTTCCCTTCGGCGAGTACATCCCCTTCGGCGACATCTTCCCGCAGCTCTATGCCTGGTCCCCGTACAGCGCCAAGTTCTTCTCGGGGCGGAGCACGGAACCACTGAAACTCGGCAACCACCTGCTGTCGGTGAGCATCTGCTACGAGGACATCTTCCCGACCCACATCAGGAAGCTGATGCGCGGCGGGCGCGAGGGGCGCATCCCGGCGGTCATGTTCAACCTGACCAACGACTCCTGGTACGGCAAATCGGTCGAGCCGATGGAGCACTTGGCGCTGGCGACCTTCCGTACCATCGAAAACCGCCGCTCCCTGGTGCGGGTCACCAATACCGGCATATCGGCTTTCGTGGATCCGGCCGGGCGCATCGTCAGCCGCACCGGGGTCTGGACCCGCGAGGTACTGGTGGACCGGGTGCCGCTTATGGAAGGGAGGACGCTGTACGGTGCGGCGGGAGACTGGATCGGCTGGCTCTGCGCCGTCATCTCGGTGTGCGGGGTCGCCGCAGCGACTCTTTCTAAAAAAGCGCGCGCCGCGGTTTGA
- a CDS encoding YMGG-like glycine zipper-containing protein: MRTTRITVWSLLAFLVLGGCATMPTGPSVRVLPTPGKSFEQFMAEDALCRRYAEQNLGMSPQDTANQNTATSAVVGGAVGAGVGALLGAASGNAGAGAAIGGGTGLLFGAASGSESGRVYGYEAQRRYDNTYVQCMYAKGNQVPGSMRKVRRARPYTPPPPPDMYSVPPDYYPER, from the coding sequence ATGAGAACAACCAGGATAACAGTTTGGTCGTTGTTAGCCTTCCTGGTGCTTGGCGGTTGCGCCACCATGCCCACGGGCCCAAGCGTCAGGGTGCTGCCGACCCCGGGAAAATCCTTCGAGCAATTCATGGCTGAAGACGCACTCTGCCGCAGGTACGCCGAGCAGAACCTGGGCATGAGCCCGCAGGATACGGCGAACCAGAATACTGCCACCAGCGCGGTGGTCGGCGGTGCCGTCGGGGCCGGTGTCGGGGCCCTATTGGGTGCCGCCAGCGGCAACGCGGGTGCCGGCGCGGCGATCGGCGGCGGTACCGGCCTTCTTTTCGGCGCGGCGAGCGGTTCCGAGTCGGGGCGAGTCTACGGTTACGAGGCCCAGCGGCGCTACGACAACACCTATGTACAGTGCATGTACGCCAAGGGGAACCAGGTCCCGGGTTCCATGCGCAAGGTGCGCCGGGCGCGGCCGTACACCCCGCCGCCACCACCGGACATGTACTCGGTGCCGCCGGATTACTATCCGGAACGGTGA
- a CDS encoding cytochrome B6: MRKDATIVSSLFLAAALIVPTVNSWSAEPPPSHKPPPDAVQEVQTQREVARTRPEQQKSQHDNSPFFKESNAELASQAFKNQPDEGRHLGFEFYRDPLNAKKPFTTFEEIYQKDVAAKPKVAEIHQRLLEMRYELRPRLSPDVKMTRGKPIAIGPTARLPQGTTWEKLSAMSPVQIRSANLFPYPPLPHPNNANGGQVFPRMQIDMFPRLQRFDIDFDLPEAFLPEFPPAMFLQNRPELGDVSRGEVVSINNFYRLFKDILTPVQLNGLQFLLTPLPQEEFNPTDDRKTAQPVLGVACLDCHINGHTTGQFHQSPDFRPWERRFRLDTVSLRGMFNQQIHGSKRSLRSVEDFTEFEFRTAYFNGDPIHAMKKGFPIIDRIHVSHMAQMQNMFDFPPAPKLDPSGRLDRRLATQQEITGEEIFNGKGRCANCHPAPFYLDHMMHDLKLERFTREPGDGPIKAFTLRGIKESPPYLHDGRCFTLEDTVKFFDLVLGLRLNQQEQDNLVAFLRVL, encoded by the coding sequence ATGAGAAAAGATGCAACGATCGTCTCGTCCCTTTTTCTTGCAGCAGCTCTGATAGTTCCCACCGTGAACTCGTGGTCGGCCGAGCCCCCCCCCTCCCACAAGCCCCCACCGGACGCGGTCCAGGAGGTCCAGACGCAGAGGGAGGTGGCACGGACCCGTCCCGAGCAGCAAAAAAGCCAACACGACAATTCACCGTTTTTCAAGGAATCCAATGCAGAACTTGCGTCGCAGGCTTTCAAGAACCAACCCGACGAGGGAAGGCACTTGGGATTCGAGTTCTACCGTGACCCGCTCAATGCGAAAAAGCCCTTCACGACCTTCGAGGAGATATATCAAAAGGATGTCGCCGCAAAGCCCAAGGTGGCCGAGATCCATCAGCGCCTGCTCGAGATGAGATATGAGCTGAGGCCCAGACTATCTCCGGATGTGAAGATGACACGCGGCAAACCTATAGCCATCGGCCCGACAGCAAGGCTGCCGCAGGGAACGACATGGGAAAAGCTGAGTGCGATGTCTCCGGTGCAGATAAGGTCCGCCAACCTGTTCCCCTACCCCCCGCTTCCTCATCCGAACAACGCCAATGGGGGGCAAGTTTTTCCCCGGATGCAGATCGACATGTTCCCGCGGCTACAGCGCTTCGACATAGATTTCGACCTTCCCGAGGCGTTCCTGCCTGAATTCCCTCCTGCCATGTTCCTGCAGAACAGGCCGGAACTGGGCGATGTCTCACGAGGAGAGGTGGTGTCCATAAACAATTTTTACCGGCTCTTCAAGGACATACTGACGCCCGTCCAGTTGAACGGGCTCCAGTTCCTGCTTACGCCGCTACCCCAGGAAGAGTTCAACCCCACCGACGACCGCAAAACTGCTCAGCCCGTCCTCGGCGTTGCCTGCCTCGATTGCCATATTAACGGCCACACCACGGGCCAGTTCCATCAAAGCCCCGACTTCCGCCCTTGGGAGCGGCGTTTCAGGCTGGACACCGTGAGCCTGCGCGGCATGTTCAACCAGCAGATCCATGGGTCCAAGCGAAGCCTGCGCTCCGTCGAGGACTTCACCGAGTTCGAGTTCCGGACCGCCTACTTCAATGGCGACCCCATCCACGCCATGAAGAAGGGGTTCCCCATCATCGACCGCATCCATGTCTCGCACATGGCACAGATGCAGAATATGTTTGACTTCCCGCCGGCGCCCAAGCTTGATCCGTCCGGACGTCTGGACCGCAGGCTGGCTACCCAGCAGGAGATCACCGGCGAGGAGATCTTCAACGGCAAGGGACGGTGCGCGAACTGCCATCCGGCCCCCTTCTACCTCGACCACATGATGCACGACCTGAAGTTGGAGCGCTTCACCAGGGAGCCCGGTGACGGCCCGATCAAGGCTTTTACCCTGCGCGGCATCAAGGAGAGCCCACCCTACCTGCATGACGGCCGCTGCTTCACCCTCGAGGACACGGTCAAGTTCTTCGACCTCGTGCTGGGCTTGAGGCTCAACCAGCAGGAGCAGGACAACCTGGTCGCCTTCCTGCGCGTGCTCTAG
- the malQ gene encoding 4-alpha-glucanotransferase — MKKRSSGILCHITSLPSPFGIGDLGPDAYRFADFLVAAKQNFWQVLPLNPTNRKYLDSPFSSISSCAGNTVLISPQLLVEDGLVTPAEAEDHPGFPDRVDYQAVSRFKRQLFGRAHARFKEQRREDGAFAGFCRGNAGWLEDHALYTALVERLDARPLHEWPAPIRSRDNGELARQREQLHEEIEREKFLQFVFCRQWHRLKSYCNDRGIRIIGDFPMFMNYDAADIWVAPELFKVDHELKPLVLAGSPPDTFSEKGQLFNCAVYDWNRLRETGFQWWLRRFRRLFELFDHVRIDHFRGLTSCWEVPAGAENAQQGSWQPVPGSEFLDAMVRQYPTFPVIAEDLGVITAEVREQMCLYGIPGMKVLVVAFQDDAAIYLPHNHSVDSVAYTGTHDTNTVQGWFDAAAPEEKERLARYLGRAPEGDACWEVIRLALMSVARTAVIQMQDLLGGGAETRMNTPGRPEGNWQWRLPPSCDLPGIAGQLADLTVRYNRAR, encoded by the coding sequence ATGAAGAAGCGCTCCAGCGGGATCCTATGCCACATCACCTCGCTCCCCTCCCCCTTCGGCATAGGCGACCTGGGCCCCGACGCCTACCGTTTCGCCGATTTCCTGGTCGCCGCGAAACAGAACTTCTGGCAGGTCCTGCCGCTCAACCCGACCAACCGGAAGTACCTCGACTCCCCCTTCAGCAGCATCTCTTCCTGTGCCGGGAACACCGTGCTCATCAGCCCGCAACTGCTGGTCGAGGATGGCCTGGTGACGCCGGCGGAAGCAGAGGACCACCCGGGGTTCCCCGACCGGGTCGACTACCAGGCGGTGTCGCGCTTCAAGCGGCAGTTGTTCGGTCGTGCCCATGCCCGCTTCAAGGAGCAGCGCCGGGAGGATGGCGCGTTCGCCGGGTTCTGCCGGGGCAACGCCGGGTGGCTGGAGGACCACGCCCTGTACACGGCGCTTGTCGAGCGATTGGACGCGAGACCGCTGCACGAGTGGCCTGCGCCGATCAGGAGCCGGGACAATGGTGAACTCGCGCGCCAGCGGGAGCAACTGCATGAGGAGATCGAGCGGGAAAAGTTCCTTCAGTTCGTCTTCTGCAGGCAGTGGCACCGCCTGAAGAGCTACTGCAACGACCGTGGCATTCGGATCATCGGCGACTTCCCGATGTTCATGAACTATGACGCCGCGGACATTTGGGTCGCTCCCGAACTGTTCAAGGTGGACCATGAGCTGAAGCCTCTTGTCCTGGCCGGCAGCCCTCCCGACACCTTCAGCGAAAAGGGGCAGCTCTTCAACTGCGCCGTGTACGACTGGAACCGGCTCCGTGAAACCGGCTTCCAGTGGTGGCTGAGACGCTTTCGGCGCCTGTTCGAACTCTTTGACCACGTCCGGATCGACCACTTTCGCGGCCTCACCTCCTGCTGGGAAGTCCCGGCCGGCGCGGAGAACGCCCAGCAGGGGAGCTGGCAGCCGGTCCCGGGGAGCGAGTTTCTCGACGCGATGGTGCGGCAGTATCCGACCTTCCCGGTGATAGCGGAAGACCTGGGCGTGATCACCGCGGAAGTACGAGAGCAGATGTGCCTTTACGGGATCCCCGGTATGAAGGTGCTGGTAGTGGCCTTCCAGGACGACGCCGCCATCTATCTCCCCCACAACCACAGCGTCGACAGTGTGGCCTACACCGGCACCCACGACACCAACACGGTGCAGGGGTGGTTCGATGCCGCCGCTCCCGAGGAGAAAGAGCGGCTGGCCCGCTACCTGGGTCGGGCGCCGGAGGGGGACGCCTGCTGGGAGGTGATCCGCCTGGCCCTCATGTCGGTGGCGCGGACGGCCGTGATCCAGATGCAGGACCTGCTGGGAGGGGGAGCGGAGACGAGGATGAACACGCCGGGGCGGCCCGAGGGAAACTGGCAGTGGCGGCTGCCGCCGTCGTGCGATCTTCCCGGCATCGCGGGGCAACTGGCGGACCTGACGGTCAGGTACAACAGGGCCCGCTGA
- a CDS encoding DUF4142 domain-containing protein, translating into MKRKMVWMAVVSLFAVCSLVLPALAAEKLTMGEKSFVKEAASSGMMEVELGQMAKERGKSQEVKDFGQMMATDHGKANDELKSVVGNRVKLPTKLELKHKATVDKIANASADEFDKKYAETMVKDHKKDVEKFRKESKKAKDPQLKGWIDKTLPVLEQHLQQAKDMAHKLGVAEK; encoded by the coding sequence ATGAAGAGAAAAATGGTGTGGATGGCGGTGGTTTCCCTGTTTGCGGTGTGCAGTCTGGTTCTCCCGGCGCTGGCGGCCGAGAAGCTGACCATGGGCGAGAAGTCGTTCGTGAAGGAAGCGGCGAGCTCGGGGATGATGGAGGTCGAACTGGGGCAGATGGCCAAGGAACGGGGCAAATCGCAGGAGGTGAAAGACTTCGGGCAGATGATGGCCACCGATCACGGCAAGGCCAACGACGAGCTGAAGAGCGTTGTGGGCAACCGGGTGAAGCTGCCGACCAAGCTGGAGCTCAAACACAAGGCGACCGTGGACAAGATCGCCAACGCCTCGGCCGATGAGTTCGACAAGAAGTACGCCGAGACCATGGTGAAGGACCACAAAAAGGACGTGGAGAAATTCAGGAAAGAAAGCAAGAAGGCGAAGGACCCCCAATTGAAGGGTTGGATCGACAAGACCCTTCCGGTCCTCGAGCAGCATCTGCAGCAGGCGAAAGACATGGCCCACAAGCTGGGCGTGGCCGAGAAATAG
- a CDS encoding DNA-formamidopyrimidine glycosylase family protein, whose amino-acid sequence MPELPDLTVYAENLAAALTGKRVHQVAYHQRGKLNVPGAELSRAVAGAELTGVERAGKQVAFRFDNGNVVRVHLMLTGGFVLTDSRQLDRLRYPVLTVTFEDDAVLAVTDEKGWASVALNPADEKDAPDALAVTAEQLELLCRKKPRTLIKPLLLDQALIGGIGNAYADEILWTARISPKSAAGKLPAEAIRALADAIPQVLTDAIAELRKRHPDMVSGEYREFLKVHRPELKTSPTGARIIKENVQSKRTYYTEEQLLYQ is encoded by the coding sequence ATGCCGGAGCTCCCCGACCTCACCGTCTACGCTGAAAATCTCGCCGCAGCCCTCACCGGGAAAAGGGTGCACCAGGTGGCGTACCACCAAAGGGGCAAACTCAACGTCCCGGGAGCGGAACTTTCCCGCGCCGTGGCCGGAGCCGAATTGACCGGCGTGGAGAGGGCGGGCAAGCAGGTCGCCTTCCGGTTCGACAACGGCAACGTCGTGCGGGTGCACCTGATGCTGACCGGCGGCTTCGTCCTCACCGACTCCCGGCAGCTCGACCGCCTGCGCTACCCGGTGCTCACCGTCACCTTCGAGGACGATGCCGTCCTTGCCGTCACCGATGAAAAGGGGTGGGCCAGCGTGGCGCTCAACCCCGCCGACGAGAAGGACGCACCCGACGCCCTTGCCGTCACCGCCGAGCAGTTGGAGCTGCTGTGCCGGAAGAAACCGAGGACCCTGATCAAGCCGCTGCTGCTCGACCAGGCGCTCATCGGCGGTATCGGCAACGCCTACGCCGACGAGATACTCTGGACCGCGCGCATCTCCCCCAAGTCCGCGGCCGGAAAGCTTCCCGCCGAAGCGATCAGGGCCCTGGCGGATGCCATCCCGCAGGTGCTGACAGACGCCATAGCCGAGCTGAGGAAGCGGCACCCCGACATGGTGTCCGGCGAGTACCGCGAATTCTTGAAGGTGCACCGTCCCGAGCTGAAGACGTCGCCCACCGGCGCAAGGATCATCAAGGAGAACGTGCAGTCCAAGCGCACCTACTACACGGAGGAGCAGCTGCTGTACCAGTAA